The following proteins are encoded in a genomic region of Takifugu flavidus isolate HTHZ2018 chromosome 3, ASM371156v2, whole genome shotgun sequence:
- the pde5ab gene encoding cGMP-specific 3',5'-cyclic phosphodiesterase isoform X5 encodes MKSLNLKSAAGADMEMVNAWFAERVHSIHPSAPKENPPQHPRTQQSSADSAVSSASAAPPPTITLPDYFCPSPVTAPSPVPGTPTRKISASEFDRPLRPIVVKDAEGSLTFLSDADRETVPVRAAAMGEGGGVHVGGCDEAGSWCGRDRCARLLELVKEVSSHLDVTALCHKIFLHINELIAADRYSLFLVGEDSSNRKFLVSRLFDVAEGSTVEESSSSCIRLEWNKGIVGHVAATGQPLNIKNAYEDSRFNAEVDLITGYKTHSILCLPIKNHRDEVVGVAQAINKKSGDDAAFTDQDEKDFSAYLAFSGIVLHNAQLYETSQLENRRNQVLLDLASLIFEEQQCLKVLLRKFAGTILSFMQAQACTVFIADEDSMNSFSSVFHMEYEELGEALDVPKRDCDVSQINYMYAQYVKNTMQTLNIADVTKDQRFPWTGENPDHTNDQIKSLLCTPIRNGKKDKVIALVGGGDSSRFAMSCEGVCQLVNKMDEASDSVKAFNRNDEQFLEAFAIFCGLGIQNTQMYETVERAMAKQEVTLEVLSYHATASEEESRELQVTVVATVPSAQSLRLLDFSFSDFELSDTETTLATIRMFVDLNLVQNFQMKYMNLCRWVLSVKKNYRKSVAYHNWRHAFNTAQSMFALLKSGRLQNNLNDLEVLALMIATLSHDLDHRGVNNSYIQRSDHPLAQLYCHSTMEHHHFDHCLMILNSPGNQILSSLSLDEYKSTLKMIERAILATDLALYMKRRGEFFELTKNSQFVWEDEQHRDLLRSMLMTACDISAITKPWPVQQRIAELVATEFFEQGDKERRELNIEPSDLMNREKKDKIPSMQVSFIDAICTQLYETLAGMSEYCSPLLEGCQKNRQQWKHLAEECEKGLVNGLV; translated from the exons ATGAAGTCACTGAATTTGAAATCGGCAGCTGGAGCCGACAT GGAGATGGTCAACGCCTGGTTCGCTGAGCGAGTccactccatccatccgtcGGCTCCTAAAGAGAATCCTCCTCAGCATCCCAGGACCCAGCAGTCTTCCGCAGactctgctgtctcctcagcCTCCGCCGCCCCCCCGCCCACCATCACCCTGCCGGACTACTTCTGCCCCTCTCCAGTCACAGCCCCCAGCCCCGTCCCCGGCACCCCGACGCGTAAAATCTCAGCTTCGGAATTCGACCGCCCGCTCAGACCCATTGTGGTCAAAGACGCCGAGGGTTCTTTGACGTTCCTAAGCGACGCCGACCGCGAGACTGTCCCCGTGCGGGCTGCAGCGATGGGCGAGGGCGGAGGAGTCCACGTCGGGGGTTGCGACGAGGCAGGTAGTTGGTGCGGGCGCGATCGCTGCGcgaggctgctggagctggtgaAGGAAGTGTCGAGTCATCTGGATGTGACAGCACTCTGCCACAAGATCTTCCTCCACATCAACGAGCTGATCGCTGCAGACCGCTACTCGCTCTTCCTG GTCGGCGAGGACAGCTCCAATCGAAAGTTTTTGGTCAGCCGCCTGTTTGATGTGGCCGAGGGATCCACGGTGGAGGAGTCCTCCAGTAGCTGCATCCGGCTGGAGTGGAACAAAGGCATTGTGGGACATGTAGCTGCCACAGGACAGCCGCTCAACATCAAGAACGCTTACGAG GACTCCCGCTTTAACGCCGAGGTGGACCTGATCACGGGTTACAAAACCCACAGCATCCTGTGTCTGCCAATCAAGAACCACCGAGACGAG GTGGTCGGAGTAGCTCAGGCCATCAATAAAAAAAGTGGAGATGacgctgccttcactgaccagGACGAAAAG GATTTCTCCGCCTATTTGGCCTTTTCCGGCATCGTCCTCCACAACGCTCAGCTCTACGAGACGTCCCAGCTGGAAAACAGACGTAACCAG GTGCTGTTGGACCTCGCCAGCCTCATCTTCGAGGAGCAGCAGTGCCTGAAGGTTTTACTCCGGAAGTTTGCGGGAACCATCTTGTCCTTCATGCAGGCCCAGGCGTGCACGGTCTTCATCGCCGACGAGGACTCTATG AACTCCTTCTCCAGTGTCTTTCACATGGAATACGAGGAGTTGGGGGAAGCCTTGGATGTCCCAAAAAG GGACTGTGATGTCAGCCAGATCAACTACATGTATGCTCAGTATGTCAAGAACACCATGCAGACGCTCAACATTGCAGACGTGACCAAGGACCAGCGCTTCCCCTGGACA GGGGAGAATCCAGATCACACCAATGACCAGATTAAGAGTTTGCTCTGCACTCCCATCAGGAACGGAAAGAAGGACAAAGTGATCG CTCTGGTGGGGGGcggagacagcagcagattcGCGATGTCATGTGAAG gtgtgtgtcagcTGGTGAACAAGATGGACGAAGCCTCGGACAGTGTGAAGGCCTTCAACAGGAACGATGAGCAATTCCTGGAGGCTTTTGCCATCTTCTGCGGCCTCGGCATCCAGAACACACAGATGTACGAGACGGTGGAGAGAGCCAtggccaaacaggaagtcacccTGGAG GTCTTGTCATATCACGCCACTGCCTCCGAGGAAGAATCGCGGGAACTCCAGGTAACCGTG GTCGCCACGGTGCCGTCCGCTCAGTCACTGCGGCTTCTGGACTTCAGCTTTAGCGACTTCGAGTTGTCCGACACGGAAACCACGCTGGCCACCATCCGCATGTTCGTCGACCTCAACCTGGTCCAGAACTTCCAGATGAAGTACATG AATTTATGTCGATGGGTTCTGAGTGTGAAGAAGAACTACAGGAAGAGCGTGGCGTACCACAACTGGAGACACGCCTTCAACACGGCTCAGAGCATGTTTGCTCTCCTCAAGTCTGGACGCTTGCAG AACAACCTGAACGACCTGGAGGTCTTAGCTCTGATGATTGCCACTCTGAGCCACGACCTGGACCACAGAGGAGTCAACAACTCCTACATACAGAG gaGTGACCACCCATTAGCCCAGCTCTACTGCCACTCCACCATGGAGCATCACCACTTCGACCACTGCCTCATGATCCTCAACAGCCCT GGAAACCAGATCCTGAGCAGCCTGTCCCTGGACGAGTACAAATCCACTCTGAAAATGATCGAGAGGGCTATTCTGGCCACGGACCTGGCCCTGTACATGAA gcgGCGTGGGGAGTTCTTTGAGCTCACCAAGAACAGTCAGTTTGTCTGggaagatgagcagcacagagactTACTGAG GTCAATGCTGATGACTGCATGTGACATCTCAGCCATCACCAAACCCTGGCCCGTGCAACAAAGG ATTGCAGAACTGGTGGCGACCGAGTTCTTCGAGCAGGGAGATAAGGAAAGACGCGAGCTGAACATTGAACCCAGC gacctgatgaatcgAGAGAAAAAAGACAAGATCCCCAGCATGCAGGTGTCCTTCATTGACGCCATCTGTACCCAGTTATACGAG ACATTGGCCGGCATGTCGGAGTACTGCTCCCCACTTTTGGAGGGCTGTCAGAAAAATCGACAGCAGTGGAAGCATTTGGCCGAAGAGTGCGAGAAAGGATTGGTCAACGGCTTGGTGTGA
- the pde5ab gene encoding cGMP-specific 3',5'-cyclic phosphodiesterase isoform X3: MEDCCYPESERMEAWLDDHLEFTRSYFIRKASREMVNAWFAERVHSIHPSAPKENPPQHPRTQQSSADSAVSSASAAPPPTITLPDYFCPSPVTAPSPVPGTPTRKISASEFDRPLRPIVVKDAEGSLTFLSDADRETVPVRAAAMGEGGGVHVGGCDEAGSWCGRDRCARLLELVKEVSSHLDVTALCHKIFLHINELIAADRYSLFLVGEDSSNRKFLVSRLFDVAEGSTVEESSSSCIRLEWNKGIVGHVAATGQPLNIKNAYEDSRFNAEVDLITGYKTHSILCLPIKNHRDEVVGVAQAINKKSGDDAAFTDQDEKDFSAYLAFSGIVLHNAQLYETSQLENRRNQVLLDLASLIFEEQQCLKVLLRKFAGTILSFMQAQACTVFIADEDSMNSFSSVFHMEYEELGEALDVPKRDCDVSQINYMYAQYVKNTMQTLNIADVTKDQRFPWTGENPDHTNDQIKSLLCTPIRNGKKDKVIGVCQLVNKMDEASDSVKAFNRNDEQFLEAFAIFCGLGIQNTQMYETVERAMAKQEVTLEVLSYHATASEEESRELQVTVVATVPSAQSLRLLDFSFSDFELSDTETTLATIRMFVDLNLVQNFQMKYMNLCRWVLSVKKNYRKSVAYHNWRHAFNTAQSMFALLKSGRLQNNLNDLEVLALMIATLSHDLDHRGVNNSYIQRSDHPLAQLYCHSTMEHHHFDHCLMILNSPGNQILSSLSLDEYKSTLKMIERAILATDLALYMKRRGEFFELTKNSQFVWEDEQHRDLLRSMLMTACDISAITKPWPVQQRIAELVATEFFEQGDKERRELNIEPSDLMNREKKDKIPSMQVSFIDAICTQLYETLAGMSEYCSPLLEGCQKNRQQWKHLAEECEKGLVNGLV, from the exons ATGGAGGACTGTTGCTACCCGGAAAGCGAGAGGATGGAAGCGTGGCTGGACGACCACTTGGAGTTCACGCGCTCCTATTTTATCAGGAAGGCGTCAAG GGAGATGGTCAACGCCTGGTTCGCTGAGCGAGTccactccatccatccgtcGGCTCCTAAAGAGAATCCTCCTCAGCATCCCAGGACCCAGCAGTCTTCCGCAGactctgctgtctcctcagcCTCCGCCGCCCCCCCGCCCACCATCACCCTGCCGGACTACTTCTGCCCCTCTCCAGTCACAGCCCCCAGCCCCGTCCCCGGCACCCCGACGCGTAAAATCTCAGCTTCGGAATTCGACCGCCCGCTCAGACCCATTGTGGTCAAAGACGCCGAGGGTTCTTTGACGTTCCTAAGCGACGCCGACCGCGAGACTGTCCCCGTGCGGGCTGCAGCGATGGGCGAGGGCGGAGGAGTCCACGTCGGGGGTTGCGACGAGGCAGGTAGTTGGTGCGGGCGCGATCGCTGCGcgaggctgctggagctggtgaAGGAAGTGTCGAGTCATCTGGATGTGACAGCACTCTGCCACAAGATCTTCCTCCACATCAACGAGCTGATCGCTGCAGACCGCTACTCGCTCTTCCTG GTCGGCGAGGACAGCTCCAATCGAAAGTTTTTGGTCAGCCGCCTGTTTGATGTGGCCGAGGGATCCACGGTGGAGGAGTCCTCCAGTAGCTGCATCCGGCTGGAGTGGAACAAAGGCATTGTGGGACATGTAGCTGCCACAGGACAGCCGCTCAACATCAAGAACGCTTACGAG GACTCCCGCTTTAACGCCGAGGTGGACCTGATCACGGGTTACAAAACCCACAGCATCCTGTGTCTGCCAATCAAGAACCACCGAGACGAG GTGGTCGGAGTAGCTCAGGCCATCAATAAAAAAAGTGGAGATGacgctgccttcactgaccagGACGAAAAG GATTTCTCCGCCTATTTGGCCTTTTCCGGCATCGTCCTCCACAACGCTCAGCTCTACGAGACGTCCCAGCTGGAAAACAGACGTAACCAG GTGCTGTTGGACCTCGCCAGCCTCATCTTCGAGGAGCAGCAGTGCCTGAAGGTTTTACTCCGGAAGTTTGCGGGAACCATCTTGTCCTTCATGCAGGCCCAGGCGTGCACGGTCTTCATCGCCGACGAGGACTCTATG AACTCCTTCTCCAGTGTCTTTCACATGGAATACGAGGAGTTGGGGGAAGCCTTGGATGTCCCAAAAAG GGACTGTGATGTCAGCCAGATCAACTACATGTATGCTCAGTATGTCAAGAACACCATGCAGACGCTCAACATTGCAGACGTGACCAAGGACCAGCGCTTCCCCTGGACA GGGGAGAATCCAGATCACACCAATGACCAGATTAAGAGTTTGCTCTGCACTCCCATCAGGAACGGAAAGAAGGACAAAGTGATCG gtgtgtgtcagcTGGTGAACAAGATGGACGAAGCCTCGGACAGTGTGAAGGCCTTCAACAGGAACGATGAGCAATTCCTGGAGGCTTTTGCCATCTTCTGCGGCCTCGGCATCCAGAACACACAGATGTACGAGACGGTGGAGAGAGCCAtggccaaacaggaagtcacccTGGAG GTCTTGTCATATCACGCCACTGCCTCCGAGGAAGAATCGCGGGAACTCCAGGTAACCGTG GTCGCCACGGTGCCGTCCGCTCAGTCACTGCGGCTTCTGGACTTCAGCTTTAGCGACTTCGAGTTGTCCGACACGGAAACCACGCTGGCCACCATCCGCATGTTCGTCGACCTCAACCTGGTCCAGAACTTCCAGATGAAGTACATG AATTTATGTCGATGGGTTCTGAGTGTGAAGAAGAACTACAGGAAGAGCGTGGCGTACCACAACTGGAGACACGCCTTCAACACGGCTCAGAGCATGTTTGCTCTCCTCAAGTCTGGACGCTTGCAG AACAACCTGAACGACCTGGAGGTCTTAGCTCTGATGATTGCCACTCTGAGCCACGACCTGGACCACAGAGGAGTCAACAACTCCTACATACAGAG gaGTGACCACCCATTAGCCCAGCTCTACTGCCACTCCACCATGGAGCATCACCACTTCGACCACTGCCTCATGATCCTCAACAGCCCT GGAAACCAGATCCTGAGCAGCCTGTCCCTGGACGAGTACAAATCCACTCTGAAAATGATCGAGAGGGCTATTCTGGCCACGGACCTGGCCCTGTACATGAA gcgGCGTGGGGAGTTCTTTGAGCTCACCAAGAACAGTCAGTTTGTCTGggaagatgagcagcacagagactTACTGAG GTCAATGCTGATGACTGCATGTGACATCTCAGCCATCACCAAACCCTGGCCCGTGCAACAAAGG ATTGCAGAACTGGTGGCGACCGAGTTCTTCGAGCAGGGAGATAAGGAAAGACGCGAGCTGAACATTGAACCCAGC gacctgatgaatcgAGAGAAAAAAGACAAGATCCCCAGCATGCAGGTGTCCTTCATTGACGCCATCTGTACCCAGTTATACGAG ACATTGGCCGGCATGTCGGAGTACTGCTCCCCACTTTTGGAGGGCTGTCAGAAAAATCGACAGCAGTGGAAGCATTTGGCCGAAGAGTGCGAGAAAGGATTGGTCAACGGCTTGGTGTGA
- the pde5ab gene encoding cGMP-specific 3',5'-cyclic phosphodiesterase isoform X1: MEDCCYPESERMEAWLDDHLEFTRSYFIRKASREMVNAWFAERVHSIHPSAPKENPPQHPRTQQSSADSAVSSASAAPPPTITLPDYFCPSPVTAPSPVPGTPTRKISASEFDRPLRPIVVKDAEGSLTFLSDADRETVPVRAAAMGEGGGVHVGGCDEAGSWCGRDRCARLLELVKEVSSHLDVTALCHKIFLHINELIAADRYSLFLVGEDSSNRKFLVSRLFDVAEGSTVEESSSSCIRLEWNKGIVGHVAATGQPLNIKNAYEDSRFNAEVDLITGYKTHSILCLPIKNHRDEVVGVAQAINKKSGDDAAFTDQDEKDFSAYLAFSGIVLHNAQLYETSQLENRRNQVLLDLASLIFEEQQCLKVLLRKFAGTILSFMQAQACTVFIADEDSMNSFSSVFHMEYEELGEALDVPKRDCDVSQINYMYAQYVKNTMQTLNIADVTKDQRFPWTGENPDHTNDQIKSLLCTPIRNGKKDKVIALVGGGDSSRFAMSCEGVCQLVNKMDEASDSVKAFNRNDEQFLEAFAIFCGLGIQNTQMYETVERAMAKQEVTLEVLSYHATASEEESRELQVTVVATVPSAQSLRLLDFSFSDFELSDTETTLATIRMFVDLNLVQNFQMKYMNLCRWVLSVKKNYRKSVAYHNWRHAFNTAQSMFALLKSGRLQNNLNDLEVLALMIATLSHDLDHRGVNNSYIQRSDHPLAQLYCHSTMEHHHFDHCLMILNSPGNQILSSLSLDEYKSTLKMIERAILATDLALYMKRRGEFFELTKNSQFVWEDEQHRDLLRSMLMTACDISAITKPWPVQQRIAELVATEFFEQGDKERRELNIEPSDLMNREKKDKIPSMQVSFIDAICTQLYETLAGMSEYCSPLLEGCQKNRQQWKHLAEECEKGLVNGLV; the protein is encoded by the exons ATGGAGGACTGTTGCTACCCGGAAAGCGAGAGGATGGAAGCGTGGCTGGACGACCACTTGGAGTTCACGCGCTCCTATTTTATCAGGAAGGCGTCAAG GGAGATGGTCAACGCCTGGTTCGCTGAGCGAGTccactccatccatccgtcGGCTCCTAAAGAGAATCCTCCTCAGCATCCCAGGACCCAGCAGTCTTCCGCAGactctgctgtctcctcagcCTCCGCCGCCCCCCCGCCCACCATCACCCTGCCGGACTACTTCTGCCCCTCTCCAGTCACAGCCCCCAGCCCCGTCCCCGGCACCCCGACGCGTAAAATCTCAGCTTCGGAATTCGACCGCCCGCTCAGACCCATTGTGGTCAAAGACGCCGAGGGTTCTTTGACGTTCCTAAGCGACGCCGACCGCGAGACTGTCCCCGTGCGGGCTGCAGCGATGGGCGAGGGCGGAGGAGTCCACGTCGGGGGTTGCGACGAGGCAGGTAGTTGGTGCGGGCGCGATCGCTGCGcgaggctgctggagctggtgaAGGAAGTGTCGAGTCATCTGGATGTGACAGCACTCTGCCACAAGATCTTCCTCCACATCAACGAGCTGATCGCTGCAGACCGCTACTCGCTCTTCCTG GTCGGCGAGGACAGCTCCAATCGAAAGTTTTTGGTCAGCCGCCTGTTTGATGTGGCCGAGGGATCCACGGTGGAGGAGTCCTCCAGTAGCTGCATCCGGCTGGAGTGGAACAAAGGCATTGTGGGACATGTAGCTGCCACAGGACAGCCGCTCAACATCAAGAACGCTTACGAG GACTCCCGCTTTAACGCCGAGGTGGACCTGATCACGGGTTACAAAACCCACAGCATCCTGTGTCTGCCAATCAAGAACCACCGAGACGAG GTGGTCGGAGTAGCTCAGGCCATCAATAAAAAAAGTGGAGATGacgctgccttcactgaccagGACGAAAAG GATTTCTCCGCCTATTTGGCCTTTTCCGGCATCGTCCTCCACAACGCTCAGCTCTACGAGACGTCCCAGCTGGAAAACAGACGTAACCAG GTGCTGTTGGACCTCGCCAGCCTCATCTTCGAGGAGCAGCAGTGCCTGAAGGTTTTACTCCGGAAGTTTGCGGGAACCATCTTGTCCTTCATGCAGGCCCAGGCGTGCACGGTCTTCATCGCCGACGAGGACTCTATG AACTCCTTCTCCAGTGTCTTTCACATGGAATACGAGGAGTTGGGGGAAGCCTTGGATGTCCCAAAAAG GGACTGTGATGTCAGCCAGATCAACTACATGTATGCTCAGTATGTCAAGAACACCATGCAGACGCTCAACATTGCAGACGTGACCAAGGACCAGCGCTTCCCCTGGACA GGGGAGAATCCAGATCACACCAATGACCAGATTAAGAGTTTGCTCTGCACTCCCATCAGGAACGGAAAGAAGGACAAAGTGATCG CTCTGGTGGGGGGcggagacagcagcagattcGCGATGTCATGTGAAG gtgtgtgtcagcTGGTGAACAAGATGGACGAAGCCTCGGACAGTGTGAAGGCCTTCAACAGGAACGATGAGCAATTCCTGGAGGCTTTTGCCATCTTCTGCGGCCTCGGCATCCAGAACACACAGATGTACGAGACGGTGGAGAGAGCCAtggccaaacaggaagtcacccTGGAG GTCTTGTCATATCACGCCACTGCCTCCGAGGAAGAATCGCGGGAACTCCAGGTAACCGTG GTCGCCACGGTGCCGTCCGCTCAGTCACTGCGGCTTCTGGACTTCAGCTTTAGCGACTTCGAGTTGTCCGACACGGAAACCACGCTGGCCACCATCCGCATGTTCGTCGACCTCAACCTGGTCCAGAACTTCCAGATGAAGTACATG AATTTATGTCGATGGGTTCTGAGTGTGAAGAAGAACTACAGGAAGAGCGTGGCGTACCACAACTGGAGACACGCCTTCAACACGGCTCAGAGCATGTTTGCTCTCCTCAAGTCTGGACGCTTGCAG AACAACCTGAACGACCTGGAGGTCTTAGCTCTGATGATTGCCACTCTGAGCCACGACCTGGACCACAGAGGAGTCAACAACTCCTACATACAGAG gaGTGACCACCCATTAGCCCAGCTCTACTGCCACTCCACCATGGAGCATCACCACTTCGACCACTGCCTCATGATCCTCAACAGCCCT GGAAACCAGATCCTGAGCAGCCTGTCCCTGGACGAGTACAAATCCACTCTGAAAATGATCGAGAGGGCTATTCTGGCCACGGACCTGGCCCTGTACATGAA gcgGCGTGGGGAGTTCTTTGAGCTCACCAAGAACAGTCAGTTTGTCTGggaagatgagcagcacagagactTACTGAG GTCAATGCTGATGACTGCATGTGACATCTCAGCCATCACCAAACCCTGGCCCGTGCAACAAAGG ATTGCAGAACTGGTGGCGACCGAGTTCTTCGAGCAGGGAGATAAGGAAAGACGCGAGCTGAACATTGAACCCAGC gacctgatgaatcgAGAGAAAAAAGACAAGATCCCCAGCATGCAGGTGTCCTTCATTGACGCCATCTGTACCCAGTTATACGAG ACATTGGCCGGCATGTCGGAGTACTGCTCCCCACTTTTGGAGGGCTGTCAGAAAAATCGACAGCAGTGGAAGCATTTGGCCGAAGAGTGCGAGAAAGGATTGGTCAACGGCTTGGTGTGA
- the pde5ab gene encoding cGMP-specific 3',5'-cyclic phosphodiesterase isoform X4 — MEDCCYPESERMEAWLDDHLEFTRSYFIRKASREMVNAWFAERVHSIHPSAPKENPPQHPRTQQSSADSAVSSASAAPPPTITLPDYFCPSPVTAPSPVPGTPTRKISASEFDRPLRPIVVKDAEGSLTFLSDADRETVPVRAAAMGEGGGVHVGGCDEAGSWCGRDRCARLLELVKEVSSHLDVTALCHKIFLHINELIAADRYSLFLVGEDSSNRKFLVSRLFDVAEGSTVEESSSSCIRLEWNKGIVGHVAATGQPLNIKNAYEDSRFNAEVDLITGYKTHSILCLPIKNHRDEVVGVAQAINKKSGDDAAFTDQDEKDFSAYLAFSGIVLHNAQLYETSQLENRRNQVLLDLASLIFEEQQCLKVLLRKFAGTILSFMQAQACTVFIADEDSMNSFSSVFHMEYEELGEALDVPKRDCDVSQINYMYAQYVKNTMQTLNIADVTKDQRFPWTGENPDHTNDQIKSLLCTPIRNGKKDKVIGVCQLVNKMDEASDSVKAFNRNDEQFLEAFAIFCGLGIQNTQMYETVERAMAKQEVTLEVLSYHATASEEESRELQVATVPSAQSLRLLDFSFSDFELSDTETTLATIRMFVDLNLVQNFQMKYMNLCRWVLSVKKNYRKSVAYHNWRHAFNTAQSMFALLKSGRLQNNLNDLEVLALMIATLSHDLDHRGVNNSYIQRSDHPLAQLYCHSTMEHHHFDHCLMILNSPGNQILSSLSLDEYKSTLKMIERAILATDLALYMKRRGEFFELTKNSQFVWEDEQHRDLLRSMLMTACDISAITKPWPVQQRIAELVATEFFEQGDKERRELNIEPSDLMNREKKDKIPSMQVSFIDAICTQLYETLAGMSEYCSPLLEGCQKNRQQWKHLAEECEKGLVNGLV, encoded by the exons ATGGAGGACTGTTGCTACCCGGAAAGCGAGAGGATGGAAGCGTGGCTGGACGACCACTTGGAGTTCACGCGCTCCTATTTTATCAGGAAGGCGTCAAG GGAGATGGTCAACGCCTGGTTCGCTGAGCGAGTccactccatccatccgtcGGCTCCTAAAGAGAATCCTCCTCAGCATCCCAGGACCCAGCAGTCTTCCGCAGactctgctgtctcctcagcCTCCGCCGCCCCCCCGCCCACCATCACCCTGCCGGACTACTTCTGCCCCTCTCCAGTCACAGCCCCCAGCCCCGTCCCCGGCACCCCGACGCGTAAAATCTCAGCTTCGGAATTCGACCGCCCGCTCAGACCCATTGTGGTCAAAGACGCCGAGGGTTCTTTGACGTTCCTAAGCGACGCCGACCGCGAGACTGTCCCCGTGCGGGCTGCAGCGATGGGCGAGGGCGGAGGAGTCCACGTCGGGGGTTGCGACGAGGCAGGTAGTTGGTGCGGGCGCGATCGCTGCGcgaggctgctggagctggtgaAGGAAGTGTCGAGTCATCTGGATGTGACAGCACTCTGCCACAAGATCTTCCTCCACATCAACGAGCTGATCGCTGCAGACCGCTACTCGCTCTTCCTG GTCGGCGAGGACAGCTCCAATCGAAAGTTTTTGGTCAGCCGCCTGTTTGATGTGGCCGAGGGATCCACGGTGGAGGAGTCCTCCAGTAGCTGCATCCGGCTGGAGTGGAACAAAGGCATTGTGGGACATGTAGCTGCCACAGGACAGCCGCTCAACATCAAGAACGCTTACGAG GACTCCCGCTTTAACGCCGAGGTGGACCTGATCACGGGTTACAAAACCCACAGCATCCTGTGTCTGCCAATCAAGAACCACCGAGACGAG GTGGTCGGAGTAGCTCAGGCCATCAATAAAAAAAGTGGAGATGacgctgccttcactgaccagGACGAAAAG GATTTCTCCGCCTATTTGGCCTTTTCCGGCATCGTCCTCCACAACGCTCAGCTCTACGAGACGTCCCAGCTGGAAAACAGACGTAACCAG GTGCTGTTGGACCTCGCCAGCCTCATCTTCGAGGAGCAGCAGTGCCTGAAGGTTTTACTCCGGAAGTTTGCGGGAACCATCTTGTCCTTCATGCAGGCCCAGGCGTGCACGGTCTTCATCGCCGACGAGGACTCTATG AACTCCTTCTCCAGTGTCTTTCACATGGAATACGAGGAGTTGGGGGAAGCCTTGGATGTCCCAAAAAG GGACTGTGATGTCAGCCAGATCAACTACATGTATGCTCAGTATGTCAAGAACACCATGCAGACGCTCAACATTGCAGACGTGACCAAGGACCAGCGCTTCCCCTGGACA GGGGAGAATCCAGATCACACCAATGACCAGATTAAGAGTTTGCTCTGCACTCCCATCAGGAACGGAAAGAAGGACAAAGTGATCG gtgtgtgtcagcTGGTGAACAAGATGGACGAAGCCTCGGACAGTGTGAAGGCCTTCAACAGGAACGATGAGCAATTCCTGGAGGCTTTTGCCATCTTCTGCGGCCTCGGCATCCAGAACACACAGATGTACGAGACGGTGGAGAGAGCCAtggccaaacaggaagtcacccTGGAG GTCTTGTCATATCACGCCACTGCCTCCGAGGAAGAATCGCGGGAACTCCAG GTCGCCACGGTGCCGTCCGCTCAGTCACTGCGGCTTCTGGACTTCAGCTTTAGCGACTTCGAGTTGTCCGACACGGAAACCACGCTGGCCACCATCCGCATGTTCGTCGACCTCAACCTGGTCCAGAACTTCCAGATGAAGTACATG AATTTATGTCGATGGGTTCTGAGTGTGAAGAAGAACTACAGGAAGAGCGTGGCGTACCACAACTGGAGACACGCCTTCAACACGGCTCAGAGCATGTTTGCTCTCCTCAAGTCTGGACGCTTGCAG AACAACCTGAACGACCTGGAGGTCTTAGCTCTGATGATTGCCACTCTGAGCCACGACCTGGACCACAGAGGAGTCAACAACTCCTACATACAGAG gaGTGACCACCCATTAGCCCAGCTCTACTGCCACTCCACCATGGAGCATCACCACTTCGACCACTGCCTCATGATCCTCAACAGCCCT GGAAACCAGATCCTGAGCAGCCTGTCCCTGGACGAGTACAAATCCACTCTGAAAATGATCGAGAGGGCTATTCTGGCCACGGACCTGGCCCTGTACATGAA gcgGCGTGGGGAGTTCTTTGAGCTCACCAAGAACAGTCAGTTTGTCTGggaagatgagcagcacagagactTACTGAG GTCAATGCTGATGACTGCATGTGACATCTCAGCCATCACCAAACCCTGGCCCGTGCAACAAAGG ATTGCAGAACTGGTGGCGACCGAGTTCTTCGAGCAGGGAGATAAGGAAAGACGCGAGCTGAACATTGAACCCAGC gacctgatgaatcgAGAGAAAAAAGACAAGATCCCCAGCATGCAGGTGTCCTTCATTGACGCCATCTGTACCCAGTTATACGAG ACATTGGCCGGCATGTCGGAGTACTGCTCCCCACTTTTGGAGGGCTGTCAGAAAAATCGACAGCAGTGGAAGCATTTGGCCGAAGAGTGCGAGAAAGGATTGGTCAACGGCTTGGTGTGA